ATTACGGTGAAAATTATTGCCGTGAGAGAAGTTGAGATGACTCCTTCGGAGAATAGTGCTCCGGGAACATTAATTTATCCGGACTCAGAATCTGGTGCTTGTGTCGTTACTACTGATCAGAAAGTATTGAGCTTGGATATCTTTTATTTGGAAGAGGGATTTATGACGGGAATACAATTCAAGCAAATGGGAATCCCAGCAGGAGAAAGGTTTACAAAGGGATAATCTTTAAATACTGGTATAGAACAATAAAATTAAAAGACAGTAGTATTAATTACTGTCTTTTTTATGCGATTGAATTTGATCATATTGTTTGTGATAATCACATGTAGTCAGCTAACTTATGCGCAAAGTCAGGTGGAAGAATTGGTGATTCAATATAGTAATCAAGGTTCGTATTCATCAGACCCGGTTTGGAAGCGTTATCCCACTGATACGTTACTGGTCTGTATTAACTATCAAAGTAATTCATTGTATTCCGCGTATTTGAAGCTATTAGAACAAATTGAAAAACAACCAAACAAACCCGATCAACATACCCGCGTGATTCGTAGTTTGGACAGTGATTTAGAGATACGAATCCATTGGGATAAAGCGTATACCATATACGCATATGATTCTGTTGAAATGAGGTCTTTCTACTCGACCAGAGACTCTCTTGGAAATTTAATGTGCACAAATTATTCTGATGACGTAATCGAAACCATTAGTTATTATGATAATGAGGGACGTATAGTGGATGTTACGTTTTATGATTGTAGGGGGAGATTGACTTTTGGAAAAATAGAGGGGCGTGCCGCATGTTTGATGTATAAAAGGTGGGAAGATTCTTTGTATACATATGAAAGCCAGTATTACTATGATACTGCATATGTATTGGATAAAGATTATGCTATTTATACCGTTAAGAAGTTAAAAAATACGGATGAATCATTGGAAACGGTTCGAAACGGTCAGAATAAAATAGTATGGAGTCGTGGTGGCTTCAAATGATCTATTATCTTTACCAAACTTAATTGAATATAAACCGAACTACTAATTATTACTAAAATGGAATCCAACAAATTAGCTCTGGATATCAAACAAATATCTCTTGATTTATTAGAAAAACATGGCCAACCGCAGGAAGTAAAACAACTTTTGGATACGGTTCATGCTCATTTTAGAGAGGCCACGGAAATGGCGCTGTATACAAATCATATGCAACATTTGGCTGCAGTGAAGACTGCGAGTGGTATGGCGTTATCACTTAATCATGCAGCGGAATGTTTAATTGATTATCATCGGACAGCACAATTCCTTAGAGGAATAGTGACAGCGATTCAACAAAAGCAAAAAGATAATCCTGGAGAAACTATTCATATATTTTATGCAGGTTGTGGACCATATGCACCATTCGTCACGTTAGTCGCCTCTTTGTTTAAGGTAGATGAAGTTAAATTTACTTTATTGGAAATTAATAGAAAATCAATGGATCTTGCCCGGAAGTTGATTGGTTCAATGAATTTGGAAGCATATGTTGATGATTACTTTATATCTGATGCGGTTACCTATCAGGTTCAAAACCCAGAGAAGTATCACATTCTTTTTAGTGAAACATTAGATGCATTGTTATATCGTGAGTCGTATGTGCCTATTTTGATGAATATGCTCCCACAGTTTTCTGAGAAGATCACTTTGATACCGGAAAATGTGATTCTGAAATTAAGCTTTGCTCATCCAGTAAATGGCGAAATAGAAGAAGAAAAGGGGACTGTTTTTAATGCAAGGAATGAGGTAAGTGCCTATACGAATGAGAAAAGTACAAGTGATGAATTTCCGGAAGTTATTTTCGATTTGGAATCGCATGATCTAAAAAAGAACCTGGTTTTAGATACAGAAGTGCATGTGTATAAGGATATTAAATTAGATCGCGGAGCCTCTTCATTAACTCTGTCATATAAGATGGATATTGATCCAAACAAAGCCTATAATAGAATGGTATTTGCATATACACTTAAACCACAGGTTCAATTAAACTGTGATTTTGAATAGTTATGGGATAACACTTTTAGTATTAAAATTTTATGCGTGAAATAGGTATTATTGTGCTTATAATTTGTTCTACCTATAAGTAGGTATTTTCAAC
This genomic interval from bacterium SCSIO 12643 contains the following:
- a CDS encoding phytanoyl-CoA dioxygenase; its protein translation is MESNKLALDIKQISLDLLEKHGQPQEVKQLLDTVHAHFREATEMALYTNHMQHLAAVKTASGMALSLNHAAECLIDYHRTAQFLRGIVTAIQQKQKDNPGETIHIFYAGCGPYAPFVTLVASLFKVDEVKFTLLEINRKSMDLARKLIGSMNLEAYVDDYFISDAVTYQVQNPEKYHILFSETLDALLYRESYVPILMNMLPQFSEKITLIPENVILKLSFAHPVNGEIEEEKGTVFNARNEVSAYTNEKSTSDEFPEVIFDLESHDLKKNLVLDTEVHVYKDIKLDRGASSLTLSYKMDIDPNKAYNRMVFAYTLKPQVQLNCDFE